The region TCGAAGAGGGCACGCACGACTACGCGTACGTCCGTAACACGCTCGTCGAGCTCAACCTCGCGCTGGTCAAGTTCGCCGCCTCCCGTTTCCGTTCGCGCAGCGAACCGATGGAGGACATCATCCAGGTCGGCACCATCGGCCTGATCAAGGCGATCGACCGCTTCGAACTGAGCCGCGGCGTCGAGTTCCCGACGTTCGCCCTGCCCACCATCGTGGGCGAGATCAAGCGCTTCTTCCGCGACACGTCGTGGTCCGTCCGCGTCCCACGCCGGCTCCAGGAGCTGCGGCTGGACCTGGCACGGGCCGGCGACGAACTGGCCCAGCAGCTCGACCGCGCCCCCACCGTGGGCGAGCTGGCCGCACGGCTCGACCTCTCCAAGGACGAGGTCGTGGAAGGCATGGCGGCCTCGAACGCCTACACCGCCAGCTCACTTGACGCGCAACCCGAGGAGGACGACTCCGAGGGCGCGCTCGCGGACCGTATCGGTTACGAGG is a window of Streptomyces sp. B21-083 DNA encoding:
- a CDS encoding RNA polymerase sigma factor SigF; this encodes MSPRLDASHTHWATSTPPPENTDSQQQDQHLPGPRVPEALNGLPEIPPFDEVGAVDARALSKTLFARLESLEEGTHDYAYVRNTLVELNLALVKFAASRFRSRSEPMEDIIQVGTIGLIKAIDRFELSRGVEFPTFALPTIVGEIKRFFRDTSWSVRVPRRLQELRLDLARAGDELAQQLDRAPTVGELAARLDLSKDEVVEGMAASNAYTASSLDAQPEEDDSEGALADRIGYEDHGIEGIEYVESLKPLIAELPPRDRQILSLRFVANMTQSEIGEELGISQMHVSRLLSRTLQRLRKGLTVEE